The following coding sequences lie in one Fusarium poae strain DAOMC 252244 chromosome 1, whole genome shotgun sequence genomic window:
- a CDS encoding hypothetical protein (TransMembrane:1 (o494-513i)~BUSCO:16349at5125), whose protein sequence is MASNAPDIITLDNLSQTLTPWNPQGESQLYAIVDMGSNGIRFSITSLAPPFTRLLRPIYSTRAAISLFDALKTTSRGLVFLPETIAAVSETLERFHQLAVRHGVPARHITILATEAMRRADNAAEMLDAIASVTDGLKVSILEPAVETLFGAVMGSRSGLVGVQGGALFLDLGGGSVQMTWVDTSKPNYEIDAARAGVSLPFGAARLIRVLHEQPADVQASEISKLQVGMQQAYSNLCSRFPALEAIKASHGNGSRVNVYMCGGGFRGYGSMLMHQDPVSPYPIPFTNGYTAPGTLFSQVRHMRRINEEHDDRIFGLSKRRRQQFPAIATVIEALLITVPNIGNVTFCGGSNRQGALMMKLPVEIRESNPLSVLASVTTEEKPVFDTVLKTLRDAIPQGADLSAVPNVLIPGLDVLFARDIWTRQGHDADINSSFALHHAVTRDAEAPGLSHTGRALLALSTSARWGGHLNGLDSQLHQSLSALLASQHDDAPFWASYVGAVAGLLAMVLPIAPKTADEVKNAVSIRAHLKKADDKKDKIVLTIGVASANIAGVSLEDLADRVEKTAKKNGGKKPRFKITAQVSLLP, encoded by the exons ATGGCCTCAAATGCGCCCGACATTATCACTCTCGACAATCTGTCGCAGACTCTTACGCCATGGAACCCTCAGGGTGAAAGTCAACTATATGCAATAGTTGATATGGGAAG CAATGGCATTCGATTCTCAATCACATCTTTGGCGCCCCCATTTACACGTCTTCTTCGCCCAATCTACTCAACTCGAGCTGCCATCTCACTGTTTGATGCACTCAAGACCACTTCAAGAGGTCTGGTGTTTCTTCCCGAAACTATCGCTGCTGTCTCTGAGACCCTGGAGCGTTTCCATCAGCTTGCCGTGCGGCATGGAGTACCCGCAAGGCACATTACCATCCTCGCCACAGAGGCCATGCGTCGTGCTGACAATGCGGCCGAAATGCTCGATGCCATCGCTTCTGTAACTGATGGTCTCAAAGTGAGCATCCTAGAGCCCGCCGTAGAAACCCTTTTTGGTGCTGTCATGGGCTCACGAAGCGGTCTCGTTGGCGTTCAAGGTGGCGCCCTGTTCTTGGATCTCGGGGGCGGCAGCGTGCAGATGACGTGGGTTGATACCAGCAAGCCCAACTACGAGATCGACGCCGCCCGGGCTGGTGTGAGTCTGCCGTTTGGAGCTGCGAGATTGATCCGCGTGCTGCACGAGCAACCAGCCGATGTCCAGGCCTCCGAGATCTCCAAACTCCAGGTCGGTATGCAGCAGGCATACTCAAATCTATGCTCCCGGTTCCCTGCGCTCGAAGCCATCAAAGCCTCTCATGGCAATGGCTCACGTGTGAATGTTTACATGTGTGGCGGTGGCTTTCGCGGTTATGGCAGCATGCTTATGCACCAAGATCCAGTGAGCCCCTATCCAATTCCCTTTACTAATGGTTATACGGCCCCAGGGACCCTGTTCTCTCAAGTGAGACACATGCGTCGCATCAATGAAGAACATGACGATCGGATATTCGGACTTTCAAAGCGCCGCCGTCAGCAGTTTCCTGCAATTGCTACTGTCATTGAGGCTTTACTTATTACGGTGCCGAATATTGGAAACGTCACATTCTGCGGTGGCTCGAATCGACAGGGTGCTCTTATGATGAAGCTTCCTGTCGAAATACGAGAGTCCAACCCCCTCAGTGTTCTCGCCAGTGTAACAACGGAAGAGAAGCCTGTATTCGACACTGTATTGAAGACGCTGAGAGACGCAATCCCTCAAGGCGCAGACTTATCTGCTGTGCCAAATGTTCTGATCCCTGGCTTGGATGTTCTTTTTGCACGAGATATTTGGACCCGCCAGGGGCATGACGCGGATATTAACTCGTCATTTGCACTGCATCATGCAGTCACCCGAGACGCTGAAGCTCCTGGCCTCTCACACACTGGAAGGGCCCTTCTGGCGCTTTCAACCTCGGCCAGATGGGGTGGTCATCTGAACGGCCTAGATTCGCAGCTTCACCAGAGCCTCTCTGCACTTCTCGCCAGCCAGCATGACGACGCCCCTTTCTGGGCTTCATACGTTGGTGCTGTAGCCGGGCTTTTGGCAATGGTCCTACCCATCGCCCCAAAGACTGCAGATGAGGTCAAGAATGCCGTTAG CATACGAGCACATCTCAAGAAAGCAGATGACAAGAAAGATAAAATCGTATTAACGATCGGAGTCGCCTCCGCCAACATAGCGGGTGTCAGTCTAGAAGACCTCGCTGATAGAGTGGAGAAAACAGCTAAAAAGAACGGGGGGAAGAAGCCAAGATTCAAGATCACTGCCCAAGTGAGCCTGCTGCCATGA
- a CDS encoding hypothetical protein (BUSCO:14217at5125), whose product MSHIQSLAAPWSRSARREDIPRTPEPNLNSETLPPSPPRPRFRIKRRNASNLNAPTEQFLASVAAADIPIPSIEEPRVLDEEMTETLYPISHFNDLTGMPFTPHDAPDRMFSPPKTPAPDALPALSPKQYPNWSIDSTLSSIDSSPDYESSRPSTAHSTHTSASLLSYFSISSEDLSQYPSPENEKADILDEGSTADDKSKTLKPANKEVPRETIRRAPWTKPMNQHLWSTYMMYLQDPKVTPFRIGKSGIPPHGVCLRVARESRRSWKGSKAQGKVDIGSGSITPTQGAAGPYVQWPHTCAATRAQLRELCKMDARSKMRGSQYKAPSPAPFKKSAVRYRNRRTVPARSPSIFSGQDMAISLAVSTSDSMQLHGPLAQLTNSEPEPRTDELSLPPPNNETLELPELARPQLASPFGARSYGPSSSSSLPSSFVVDSKLQRQTHTGGPRRGLMSPVRLTRSRSTHKRRPNHLETRKIKRPSLGSDLWVDPASLVDLSATQDQFTPHTEPEINTDVVVPRKNLQQLFEASQHPPAEQQTLAPPITEMPPRLGSPFALGGSSFSFPNRLSHGTVPDPDASRRPFATVQQSSESNTGVTRASLASRLAYIDERLKDFRRRDKPRRRSESPL is encoded by the coding sequence ATGTCGCACATTCAATCGCTAGCGGCCCCTTGGTCGAGAAGCGCACGTCGCGAAGATATTCCCAGAACACCAGAGCCTAATCTGAATAGCGAAACtctcccaccatcgccaCCCCGCCCCCGCTTTCGAATCAAGAGGAGAAACGCATCCAACCTTAATGCGCCAACTGAGCAGTTTCTTGCGTCAGTCGCTGCCGCAGACATCCCAATTCCCAGCATCGAGGAGCCTCGCGTGCTCGATGAAGAGATGACAGAAACACTTTACCCTATTTCGCATTTTAACGACTTGACGGGGATGCCCTTTACACCACACGATGCCCCCGATCGCATGTTTTCGCCTCCCAAAACCCCTGCTCCTGATGCTTTGCCGGCTCTGTCCCCAAAGCAGTACCCAAACTGGTCCATTGACTCTACTCTTAGTAGCATCGACTCTAGTCCCGATTATGAGTCCAGCCGGCCATCAACTGCTCATTCGACCCACACAAGCGCTTCCTTATTAAGCTACTTTTCTATCAGCTCAGAAGATTTGAGCCAGTATCCCAGTCCGGAAAACGAGAAGGCAGATATCCTAGATGAAGGATCAACTGCCGACGACAAAAGTAAAACCTTGAAGCCAGCCAACAAGGAGGTCCCAAGAGAAACAATACGAAGAGCACCCTGGACAAAGCCTATGAATCAGCACTTATGGTCTACATATATGATGTATCTGCAAGACCCAAAAGTCACCCCTTTCCGTATTGGTAAGAGTGGTATTCCTCCTCACGGGGTCTGCTTGCGCGTTGCTCGCGAGTCAAGAAGGAGCTGGAAAGGATCCAAGGCTCAGGGAAAAGTTGACATTGGAAGTGGCAGCATCACTCCCACACAAGGAGCTGCCGGCCCGTATGTCCAGTGGCCGCACACCTGCGCAGCCACCCGAGCCCAACTTCGAGAACTTTGCAAGATGGATGCCAGGTCTAAGATGCGAGGCTCACAGTACAAAGCACCCAGCCCTGCTCCATTTAAGAAATCTGCTGTTCGCTATCGGAACCGTCGTACTGTACCGGCGCGCTCGCCATCGATTTTCTCCGGGCAAGACATGGCCATCTCGTTGGCAGTTAGCACATCCGACTCCATGCAATTGCATGGTCCTCTAGCCCAATTGACCAACTCAGAACCTGAACCTCGAACCGATGAACTCTCGTTGCCGCCACCAAACAATGAGACTCTAGAGCTGCCAGAATTGGCTCGCCCACAATTGGCGTCTCCTTTTGGAGCTCGAAGCTATGGGCCTAGCTCATCAAGCTCACTACCCTCAAGTTTTGTTGTGGATTCAAAGCTACAGAGACAAACTCACACTGGCGGCCCGCGCCGTGGCTTAATGTCACCGGTTCGACTTACACGAAGCCGATCAACCCACAAACGTCGACCCAACCATTTGGAGACCCGGAAAATTAAGCGACCCAGTCTCGGTTCCGACCTGTGGGTTGACCCGGCCTCGCTTGTCGATCTGTCAGCCACTCAGGATCAATTTACGCCTCACACTGAACCTGAGATCAACACTGACGTCGTTGTCCCACGCAAGAACCTTCAGCAGCTATTCGAAGCTTCACAACACCCGCCTGCTGAACAGCAGACACTGGCACCCCCAATTACGGAGATGCCCCCTCGACTAGGCTCCCCTTTCGCGCTTGGAGGATCTAGCTTTTCTTTCCCGAATCGCCTGTCACATGGGACTGTACCTGATCCCGATGCTAGTCGCCGGCCCTTTGCTACGGTTCAACAGTCGAGCGAAAGCAACACTGGGGTTACCCGCGCTTCGTTAGCAAGCCGACTGGCCTACATTGACGAAAGACTTAAGGATTTCCGCCGTCGAGATAAGCCACGCCGACGATCCGAATCACCACTCTAA